The following proteins are co-located in the Pyricularia oryzae 70-15 chromosome 1, whole genome shotgun sequence genome:
- a CDS encoding F1F0 ATP synthase assembly protein Atp11 → MAAAGLSRAAAPMLRQSISRCRPLQLFKQQRRWAEVHDIRFLTTTRPRQNIAEKYREKLDRKAKSEGLTGIDELKQAYAERIKEQRKAAAAIAPPGLDKILADEPAARATQTVESGANTAGTPTEQSSNSYSKPETTPAKDSSGSQVKPLSAIVDLPKVRQLPVPELTEIWRLLHTTDPKSLCAVVPAPTYKAMEALARQRPQFVLPVPHPEQGAEMHFLQWTFDAATGTSTVLFTQLAEYKNRGEFAQPHTTVTHHPDLADDKGVVLMQGSMVDNRGVKIADAQWLVMCLQRFYGGWDPALSAGGSRLQSEERAKARRELVEWFGTGNENFSIEKLLAEAERLG, encoded by the coding sequence ATGGCAGCAGCAGGGCTCAGCAGGGCTGCCGCCCCAATGCTCCGGCAGTCCATCAGCCGTTGCCGACCATTACAACTCTtcaagcagcagcggcgatgGGCAGAGGTGCATGACATCCGCTTCCTCACCACCACGCGCCCGCGTCAGAATATCGCAGAAAAGTACCGCGAGAAGCTTGACCGCAAGGCCAAGTCAGAAGGACTTACCGGAATCGACGAGCTCAAGCAAGCTTATGCCGAGAGGATCAAGGAGCAGCGaaaagccgccgccgccattgcACCGCCTGGCTTGGACAAGATCCTGGCCGACGAACCTGCCGCCCGAGCTACTCAGACTGTCGAATCGGGTGCGAACACGGCAGGCACACCTACAGAACAAAGCAGCAATTCATATTCAAAACCGGAAACAACCCCGGCAAAGGACAGCAGTGGCTCACAAGTGAAGCCCCTCTCCGCAATCGTCGACCTCCCCAAAGTCCGCCAACTCCCCGTCCCCGAACTGACCGAGAtctggcggctgctgcacaCAACGGACCCCAAGAGCCTGTGCGCCGTCGTCCCGGCGCCCACCTACAAGGCCATGGAGGCGCTCGCCCGACAGCGGCCGCAGTTCGTCCTCCCCGTGCCGCACCCGGAGCAGGGGGCCGAGATGCACTTTCTGCAGTGGACGTTCGACGCGGCCACGGGGACCAGCACGGTTCTGTTCACGCAGCTGGCCGAGTACAAGAACCGCGGCGAGTTTGCGCAGCCCCACACGACGGTCACGCACCACCCGGACCTGGCCGACGACAAGGGCGTCGTCCTCATGCAGGGCAGCATGGTCGACAACAGGGGGGTTAAGATTGCGGACGCGCAGTGGCTCGTCATGTGCCTGCAGCGCTTCTACGGCGGCTGGGACCCGGCATTATCCGCGGGCGGCAGCAGGCTGCAGAGCGAGGAGAGGGCCAAGGCCAGGCGGGAGCTGGTCGAGTGGTTTGGCACGGGGAATGAGAACTTTAGCATCGAAAAGCTGCTAGCGGAGGCCGAGAGGCTGGGTTGA